In the genome of Brienomyrus brachyistius isolate T26 chromosome 17, BBRACH_0.4, whole genome shotgun sequence, one region contains:
- the LOC125711305 gene encoding uncharacterized protein LOC125711305 has protein sequence MAEEVLGKTVKLLKQERTIAKSSFTKLANFISRGANTMLRAELKEEFGKLSDRFRSVLDSNEDYRIGLEADVKAADNEAELDKQQETDIKTTIKDAEIKMEEVRDIVQTNMWGRYGKNELRTSILEAEEAIDEADRVQVRSDNLEGYEVHLTLLEEKINAAISAMSEWERWIPESSKDELAGRLKELRATHNRLQLRKAEFAISRRLADQGTSGKPVQPPPPVVKIKPTTLPVFQGSKREFHRWRKDWESLQRQGEPTGSPEVLKIQLLESVSETIAKELRLSTYTTAADMFRVLDNRYGNKSTITVEILEELDNMPPVKGNQPRKVIDLIQSVEKALADLTELGNVGAMKNPLVIKSIESKLPDFIKRDWLMFLVNPENNVTADTHFDMLLKFLKNQEEILERLEQLKIVDKIDKPEKRHERKTASTRATKKEVDEGCGVCGDRGHSKKVFFCKKFKALKLSEKKSVLKKLGACSKCLGYHDDDGYCRENFLCRNTDCKTGGTGPDHHYFLCPKTESRRGEGGKGGRDERSKGKFTEEQEKFLSQLSPELAEQCRKAFTNRSSVTLKTAGQSELLKKNGLIELPVIMMLMQVTANAGQKIGTLIDLASDTNYITHKAAERLGLRSEEITLVIHGVGGMTMRVNTRRYLLKVRVKTPKGTERAHQLVCYGLDEIAKVYQTIQPEKLKRFFPDVQLEDLKRPAEVELLISHREGRLAPQRVKVIGDLVLWESPLGKTVGGAHPDLFEEVEVAAYESRTHFARSMRTAAVRYQEITVPTTKPGWQLQEDALSKFTSASNRGFLEWWHWDSIGAACEPRCGGCRCGNCSPGGRDMTLAEERELEIIKGGLTYKERDAHTPTPHWDAKYPWTECPTSLPENKRAVQACFLRMEKQLSKEPEWKVAYATQIHEMVERGVAMKLTSEVMEKWTGPVWYVSHLVAPNPHSVTTPVRIVWNSSQKYKGVSMNDLLLKGPDVLNPIRAILLRFREGVHAALGDVKKMYNSVWLEEREMHLHRFLWRDSPEKEICEYAITRVNIGDKPAGCIAQLAMRETANLPKFTHLVDERRVIEEDSYVDDLLTSHNDLHRLDNITANVEEILKAGGFFLKPWVRSGQSGRKGAEADVLSQEQRKTLILPNQMREGDNKALGIGYQVDEDKLYMLTAVNFSKRKKKMRVGKDLLEEEVRTETPNPLTRKALLSQVAALYDPIGLVAPVKQKGAILVPFRKVHSGQHVELVLIHLVANAQGFVVPFPHLVWKN, from the coding sequence ATGGCAGAAGAGGTCTTGGGGAAGACTGTCAAACTACTGAAGCAGGAGAGGACCATTGCAAAGAGCAGCTTCACCAAACTGGCCAACTTCATTTCAAGGGGAGCAAACACCATGCTGAGAGCCGAATTAAAGGAGGAATTTGGAAAACTTTCAGACCGGTTCAGGTCAGTGCTTGATTCTAATGAGGACTACAGGATCGGACTGGAGGCTGACGTCAAGGCGGCGGATAATGAAGCAGAACTTGATAAGCAGCAAGAAACTGACATAAAGACAAccataaaagatgcagaaattaAAATGGAGGAAGTAAGGGACATTGTACAAACTAACATGTGGGGAAGATATGGAAAGAACGAACTTAGAACATCGATTCTCGAAGCAGAAGAAGCAATTGATGAAGCTGACAGAGTTCAAGTCAGAAGTGACAATCTAGAAGGCTATGAAGTTCACCTCACCTTATTGGAAGAAAAGATAAATGCAGCCATCTCAGCAATGTCTGAGTGGGAGAGATGGATCCCCGAATCATCAAAAGATGAACTGGCTGGGAGACTTAAAGAACTGAGAGCAACCCACAACAGGCTACAATTGAGAAAAGCAGAGTTTGCCATATCAAGGAGGCTGGCTGATCAAGGCACAAGTGGGAAACCTGTCCAACCACCACCACCTGTTGTGAAGATAAAACCAACTACTCTGCCTGTCTTCCAGGGAAGTAAGAGAGAGTTCCACAGGTGGAGAAAGGACTGGGAGAGCCTGCAAAGGCAGGGGGAGCCCACTGGCTCACCTGAAgttctgaagattcagcttctGGAGAGTGTGAGCGAGACCATTGCAAAAGAATTAAGACTTTCAACCTATACAACAGCAGCTGACATGTTTAGGGTCCTGGACAATAGATACGGCAACAAGTCCACCATTACAGTTGAAATCCTCGAAGAACTAGACAATATGCCTCCAGTGAAGGGGAACCAGCCGAGGAAAGTCATTGACCTGATTCAATCTGTGGAGAAGGCACTGGCAGATCTGACAGAGCTGGGGAAcgtgggagccatgaaaaatccattAGTCATCAAGTCCATTGAAAGCAAGTTACCCGACTTCATAAAAAGAGACTGGCTAATGTTCCTGGTCAACCCTGAAAATAATGTCACTGCAGATACTCACTTTGACATGCTCTTGAAATTCCTGAAGAATCAAGAAGAGATACTGGAGAGACTTGAACAACTTAAAATTGTGGACAAGATAGACAAGCCAGAGAAAAGGCATGAAAGAAAGACTGCATCAACCAGAGCTACAAAGAAAGAAGTTGATGAGGGCTGTGGTGTCTGTGGTGATCGTGGACACAGCAAAAAGGTCTTCTTCTGCAAGAAATTTAAAGCTTTGAAACTATCCGAAAAGAAGTCTGTTCTAAAGAAACTGGGAGCATGCAGCAAATGCTTAGGATACCATGATGATGACGGATACTGCAGGGAAAATTTTTTATGCAGGAATACAGACTGCAAAACGGGAGGAACTGGTCCAGACCACCATTATTTCCTGTGCCCAAAAACTGAATCCAGAAGAGGAGAAGGGGGCAAAGGTGGAAGAGATGAAAGAAGTAAAGGGAAGTTCACAGAGGAACAGGAGAAGTTCTTGTCACAACTTTCCCCAGAACTAGCAGAGCAATGTCGAAAGGCATTCACTAACAGGTCCTCAGTGACACTCAAAACAGCAGGCCAGTCTGAGCTACTGAAGAAGAATGGGCTGATTGAACTTCCAGTGATCATGATGCTGATGCAGGTGACGGCGAACGCAGGTCAAAAGATTGGTACCCTCATTGACCTAGCATCTGACACCAATTACATAACCCACAAAGCTGCTGAAAGATTGGGCCTGAGGAGTGAAGAGATAACCCTGGTCATACATGGGGTTGGTGGAATGACTATGCGAGTCAATACAAGAAGGTACCTCCTAAAGGTCAGAGTCAAGACTCCAAAAGGGACTGAAAGAGCACATCAACTAGTCTGCTATGGCCTGGATGAAATTGCTAAGGTGTATCAAACAATTCAGCCTGAGAAGTTAAAAAGATTCTTCCCAGATGTCCAGCTCGAAGACCTGAAGAGACCAGCCGAAGTTGAGCTTCTCATAAGCCACCGTGAGGGAAGACTTGCACCTCAAAGAGTCAAAGTCATCGGAGACCTTGTTTTGTGGGAAAGCCCATTGGGGAAAACAGTGGGCGGAGCCCATCCTGACTTATTTGAAGAAGTGGAGGTGGCAGCATATGAGTCAAGAACCCATTTCGCTCGCTCCATGCGAACCGCTGCTGTCAGATATCAGGAGATCACAGTTCCAACAACCAAACCAGGCTGGCAACTGCAGGAAGATGCGCTGTCCAAATTTACATCTGCCAGTAACCGTGGGTTCCTTGAGTGGTGGCACTGGGACAGCATCGGAGCCGCATGCGAGCCAAGGTGTGGAGGGTGTCGATGTGGAAACTGCTCACCAGGAGGAAGAGACATGACCTTAGCAGAGGAGAGGGAGCTTGAGATCATTAAAGGAGGCCTCACCTACAAGGAAAGGGATGCTCACACACCTACACCACACTGGGATGCAAAGTATCCTTGGACTGAATGTCCTACATCTCTCCCTGAAAACAAAAGGGCAGTCCAGGCTTGCTTCTTAAGGATGGAAAAGCAACTAAGCAAGGAACCAGAATGGAAAGTCGCTTATGCAACCCAAATCCATGAAATGGTCGAAAGAGGTGTAGCCATGAAACTCACCAGTGAAGTCATGGAGAAGTGGACGGGACCAGTGTGGTATGTCAGCCACTTGGTGGCGCCTAACCCTCATTCAGTGACAACACCAGTTCGCATTGTCTGGAACAGTAGCCAGAAATACAAAGGGGTAAGCATGAATGATCTTCTTCTAAAGGGACCAGATGTCCTTAACCCCATCAGAGCCATCCTACTAAGATTTAGAGAAGGCGTGCATGCAGCTCTAGGAGACGTAAAGAAGATGTATAACTCTGTCTGGTTGGAGGAGCGTGAGATGCATCTACACAGATTCCTGTGGAGAGACAGCCCAGAAAAGGAGATCTGTGAATACGCAATCACCAGAGTTAACATCGGTGACAAACCCGCTGGTTGCATTGCACAGTTGGCTATGAGGGAGACTGCGAACCTGCCCAAATTCACTCACTTGGTGGATGAACGAAGAGTTATCGAAGAAGACAGTTATGTGGATGACCTCTTAACCTCCCACAATGACCTGCACAGACTTGACAACATCACAGCAAATGTTGAAGAGATTCTAAAAGCTGGAGGCTTCTTCCTTAAACCATGGGTCCGGTCAGGGCAAAGTGGGAGGAAAGGAGCTGAAGCAGATGTCCTAAGCCAGGAGCAAAGGAAAACCTTAATTCTTCCAAACCAAATGAGGGAAGGGGACAACAAAGCCTTGGGCATTGGCTACCAAGTGGATGAGGACAAGCTCTACATGCTGACCGCTGTGAACTTTTCTAAAAGGAAGAAGAAAATGCGAGTTGGCAAAGATCTTCTCGAAGAGGAGGTGAGAACTGAAACACCTAACCCACTGACTAGAAAAGCTCTCTTAAGCCAAGTTGCTGCACTGTATGACCCAATTGGCCTAGTTGCACCGGTCAAGCAGAAAGGAGCGATTCTTGTTCCTTTTAGAAAAGTTCACAGCGGTCAGCATGTAGAGCTTGTCCTCATCCACTTGGTAGCCAATGCCCAAGGCTTTGTTGTCCCCTTCCCTCATTTGGTTTGGAAGAATTAA
- the LOC125711312 gene encoding coagulation factor X isoform X3 — protein sequence MLFSCCPLQQHKLPKMEFWYRYKNLHSCQRNPCLNGGICSVDQHDFLCLCPPRYDGKRCETEVFECQYKNGGCLQYCTDIERTTGVMCSCAEGYHLQEDGKTCKEAVPFPCGKRWQGYSVQRSALEDVFIRNETQLFPSTFPNSTNPKKVSFHNSTDQKCNSTSISSNTRDSIEDELSEGFDMKARIVGGQLERQGGSPWQVLIHKEDGFGFCGGTLIMPRWVISAAHCFQETPHHVTIGKFDKMRLDQDEQMIRVKILIVHPHFHEFTFDSDIALLYLAKSVHLGPFATPACLPNIHLAQLLLKENKMGTVSGWGATQYMGRSSRFLRKVELPVVDQKKCILSTEQVITDNMFCAGYDEALMDACSGDSGGPFVSKHQDTWYLIGVVSWGEMCAAKGKYGVYTKLDNYLSWIKDTVLQYEQNITEN from the exons ATGGAATTTTGGTATCGATACAAAA ATCTGCACTCCTGTCAGAGAAACCCTTGCTTGAATGGAGGGATATGTTCAGTTGACCAGCATGACTTTTTGTGCCTCTGCCCACCTCGCTATGATGGAAAGAGATGTGAGACAG AGGTGTTTGAGTGCCAGTACAAAAATGGGGGGTGCCTGCAGTACTGCACTGACATAGAGCGTACTACCGGTGTGATGTGTAGCTGTGCTGAAGGATATCATCTGCAGGAAGATGGAAAGACCTGCAAGGAAGCAG TGCCATTCCCCTGTGGGAAACGATGGCAAGGGTATTCTGTCCAGCGCTCTGCCCTGGAGGATGTGTTCATACGGAATGAAACTCAACTATTTCCATCAACTTTTCCTAACTCTACGAATCCAAAGAAAGTGTCCTTTCATAATTCTACTGATCAAAAGTGTAACTCCACCAGCATTAGCAGTAACACAAGAGACAGCATTGAAGATGAGTTATCAGAGGGATTTGATATGAAAGCACGCATTGTTGGAGGACAGCTTGAAAGACAGGGTGGGAGTCCATGGCAG GTTCTTATTCACAAGGAAGATGGCTTTGGGTTCTGTGGTGGCACTCTGATTATGCCACGCTGGGTTATTAGTGCGGCCCACTGCTTCCAGGAAACCCCTCATCATGTGACCATTG GGAAATTTGACAAGATGCGACTAGACCAAGATGAGCAGATGATCCGAGTTAAAATTTTAATAGTGCACCCTCACTTCCATGAGTTTACATTTGACAGCGATATAGCCCTACTCTACTTGGCCAAGTCAGTGCACCTGGGGCCCTTTGCCACACCTGCGTGTCTTCCCAACATACACCTGGCACAACTGCTCCTAAAGGAGAATAAAATGGGCACTGTCTCTGGGTGGGGGGCTACCCAGTACATGGGAAGATCTTCCCGTTTCTTGCGCAAGGTGGAGCTCCCAGTTGTGGATCAGAAGAAGTGCATTTTGTCCACTGAGCAGGTGATTACAGACAATATGTTCTGTGCAGGATATGATGAAGCGCTCATGGATGCCTGCAGTGGCGATAGTGGTGGTCCTTTTGTGTCCAAACACCAGGACACCTGGTACCTTATAGGTGTGGTAAGCTGGGGAGAAATGTGTGCTGCCAAGGGCAAATATGGTGTTTACACCAAACTTGACAACTACCTGTCCTGGATAAAAGACACAGTACTGCAGTATGAGCAGAACATTACTGAAAACTAA